CGGATCCTCCGGGGATACCGGCGATGCGGAATATTGTCCAATCTAGGCCCTTGGCATCCTCCTCGAACGCTtggctgatgttgatgatggtgcgATAGGCTCCACCAGCAACAAGACGCACGAATGTGACGATACCATATCGAAGCAAACTGCGGGAATCTTCTGGGCAGACGATGGAAAGGGTTCCCATTGCGTAGACGCGTTTTACGCCGTGTTGGCGCATTGAGGGGAAAAGAGAGTGTCTATAGAAGTCGGCCAAGAGGCTTGGATCCTGCTTCCAGCTGCTGATGTTAGGTCCAAGAAGTGACACTACGACGTAGCTCTTGGACACTGCTGTGGAAATGGCTTCGGTGTCATCGAGTTGTCCCTCGATTATCTAGGACTGGGGTTAGCGTGGGGGCACACTTGAAGCCAGGATACCTAGGTAGACTAACTTCGATTAGTGGGCTAGAAGACACATCTTCTGGGATCTTTGTGGGATTTCTTGCAAAGGCTATAACCTCATGATTGCGATGAATGAGCTCGCGCAAGAGGCAAATGCCTGCAGGGCCGGTACctccaaggacgaggacTTTGGATCCAGGCATGGTCGGGTTCTAGGAATGGCGACTAGGTACGAAAGAAAAGCGAAGGAATAAATGAGTCGATTCCAGAGGACGATTGAATAcctatttataagtaagtacCTGTTTATTAATACCGGCTGTAAATGAGCTCATGAGATTCGACTTGCGCGGGTA
The window above is part of the Fusarium falciforme chromosome 3, complete sequence genome. Proteins encoded here:
- a CDS encoding NAD(P)-bd-dom domain-containing protein produces the protein MPGSKVLVLGGTGPAGICLLRELIHRNHEVIAFARNPTKIPEDVSSSPLIEIIEGQLDDTEAISTAVSKSYVVVSLLGPNISSWKQDPSLLADFYRHSLFPSMRQHGVKRVYAMGTLSIVCPEDSRSLLRYGIVTFVRLVAGGAYRTIINISQAFEEDAKGLDWTIFRIAGIPGGSDHESWKRDREDGKAFVGWIAETGWTMSQKRGALARWLVDAVEGGLTDWIGKMPAVSKLAGS